The following are encoded in a window of Limibacter armeniacum genomic DNA:
- a CDS encoding sulfatase family protein has protein sequence MRRYLFPVMLLLLALTSCKKEEQTSEVAQTPPNILYIMCDDHTTQAISAYEHPLSEVVETPNIDRLANEGIQFDRAFCTNALCGPSRAVLLTGKYSHKNGFRHNADKFDASQPTFINALDSAGYETAVIGKWHLKSTPQGFDHWEILPDQGKYYNPDFITKDGTHREEGYSTDIITDKTIAWMDKQRDKNKPFCLLMHHKAPHRNWMAAMRHLNKYDSVKFPVPENYLDRWDGRKALQEQEMTVWKDMYEGHDLKLTKTADTDELRFNPWTDDFDRLTPEQKAKWNEVYRKKNQSFFDENIEQDPTKFALWKYQRYMEEYLATCESVDESVGRVLDYLDKAGLAENTIVVFTSDQGFFLGEHGLFDKRFMYEETLRIPLLIRYPNGIKAGTHSDAMVMNLDFAPTFLDYAGLNIPEEMQGKSMKPVMSRDSAPKDWRDAVYYHYYEYPGFHSAKRQYGIRTDRYKLIHFYNDIDEWELYDLEKDPHEMNNVIDEVAYADVKKDMMAKLEQQMKQYDEPPYEEFKDTKLPLINMPRDPKYKGFTLER, from the coding sequence ATGAGACGATATTTATTTCCGGTGATGTTGCTGTTGCTAGCGCTGACTTCTTGTAAGAAAGAAGAGCAAACTAGTGAAGTGGCACAAACTCCTCCGAATATTCTTTACATCATGTGTGATGATCATACGACACAAGCAATCAGTGCCTATGAGCATCCGCTTTCGGAAGTGGTCGAAACTCCGAATATTGATAGATTGGCTAATGAGGGGATACAGTTTGACAGGGCGTTCTGTACCAATGCACTTTGTGGGCCAAGCCGAGCAGTATTGCTGACAGGTAAGTACAGCCATAAAAATGGCTTCCGCCATAATGCTGATAAGTTTGATGCAAGCCAACCTACTTTTATCAATGCCTTGGATAGTGCAGGCTACGAAACGGCTGTTATCGGGAAATGGCACCTGAAAAGTACACCACAAGGATTTGACCACTGGGAAATATTGCCAGACCAAGGAAAGTATTACAATCCAGACTTCATTACAAAGGATGGTACCCACAGAGAGGAAGGTTATTCTACTGATATCATCACGGACAAGACGATTGCGTGGATGGATAAGCAGCGTGACAAAAATAAGCCGTTCTGTCTGCTGATGCACCACAAGGCACCACACCGTAACTGGATGGCAGCAATGCGCCACCTCAATAAGTATGACAGTGTAAAATTCCCTGTTCCTGAAAACTATCTGGATCGTTGGGATGGCAGAAAGGCATTACAAGAACAGGAAATGACAGTCTGGAAAGATATGTATGAAGGTCACGACTTGAAGCTGACTAAAACAGCTGATACAGATGAGCTGCGCTTCAATCCGTGGACGGATGATTTTGATCGCCTTACACCTGAGCAGAAAGCCAAGTGGAATGAGGTTTATCGCAAGAAAAACCAGTCATTCTTTGACGAAAATATCGAGCAAGACCCAACGAAGTTTGCCCTGTGGAAATACCAGCGCTATATGGAAGAGTATTTGGCTACTTGTGAGTCAGTGGATGAAAGTGTCGGAAGGGTACTGGATTATTTGGATAAGGCAGGGCTTGCTGAGAATACCATTGTAGTTTTCACTTCCGATCAGGGGTTCTTTTTGGGTGAGCATGGACTCTTTGATAAGCGATTTATGTATGAGGAAACACTCCGTATTCCCCTGCTGATTCGTTACCCGAATGGTATCAAGGCGGGAACGCACAGTGATGCAATGGTGATGAACCTTGATTTTGCGCCCACTTTCTTGGATTATGCAGGCTTAAATATACCGGAAGAAATGCAGGGCAAATCCATGAAACCAGTAATGAGTAGAGATAGCGCACCAAAAGACTGGAGAGATGCAGTTTATTATCATTACTATGAATATCCAGGCTTCCATTCTGCCAAACGTCAATATGGAATCCGTACAGATCGCTATAAACTGATCCATTTCTACAATGACATTGATGAGTGGGAGCTTTATGACTTGGAGAAAGACCCACACGAGATGAACAATGTCATTGATGAGGTAGCATATGCAGATGTGAAAAAAGATATGATGGCAAAGCTGGAACAGCAAATGAAACAGTATGATGAACCTCCATACGAGGAGTTCAAGGATACCAAATTGCCACTGATCAATATGCCACGTGACCCTAAATACAAAGGGTTTACATTGGAGAGATAA
- a CDS encoding glycoside hydrolase family 31 protein, translated as MYKKILFGLMFCLFLIVLNTFGQAVNNPTANPEAVITDGNVRFTVLTARLIRMEYSENTHFEDKASLAFINRNLPVPPFKTKKSGKWLEVKTDSLTLRYLRDSGPFEKKNLQITFLLNDKKQVWYPDMVDTANLKGTTRTVDGFEGTTRYWDGKKLELEQGLISKDGWSLVDDSDRLLFDGNQDWDWVTERNTGNNQDWYFFGYGHAYKDALADFTKVAGKIPLPPRYAFGYWWSRYWIYADREMKELVSTLRSYDIPVDVMIMDMDWHETYGLTSNNPEKTPFNGMLGWTGYTWNKNLFPQPDKFLNWTASEKLKTALNLHPADGIAPMEDNYQPMVEALDGDTTKEGWIEYQLSDKRWAKAYFEYMLRPKEKLGNDFWWIDWQQWQESKHMKGLSNTFWLNYVFFTDMEKQYPEKRPLLFHRWGGLGNHRYQVGFSGDAVISWESLAFQPYFTATASNVGYGYWSHDIGGHIDKDKELAKDGELYLRWIQFGTLSPIFRTHASKSDVAERRFWKYPEYFPMMRDAVQFRYALVPYLYTAARLAYDTGISICRPMYYDYPDSEKAYSSDQQYMLGDKLLVAPIVSAADKQTRLATQTVWLPEGQWYEWSTGALLEGGQEIRRRFSFEEIPLYVKVGSIIPMYPKVSNLQDQPNEIVFSLVPGGTDDIRFYEDNGDGQGYKKSAFAWTRVKSEKTASGIRLTIFPTEGVYQDKPEKRAYTLNLLNSLPVEKVLVNGQSLSDDAFPYNAMRLTQVIHTGNFSLDEKVIIEVEYQTGMLEQQEWVNGKAGLFRRLEQLGEQLRLASAKNDWGATIPNPILNLISTPTYMEYNPEKAISLLKEMDNGLPQLQQWLTTMPQISEEKAIELVNYLQFDAVITEKEEQTLQKDIR; from the coding sequence ATGTACAAGAAAATACTCTTTGGGTTAATGTTTTGTCTGTTCCTTATTGTGTTGAACACATTTGGTCAGGCTGTCAACAACCCAACTGCAAACCCTGAAGCAGTAATTACAGATGGCAACGTCCGGTTTACCGTCCTGACGGCAAGGCTGATCCGGATGGAATATTCAGAAAACACACATTTTGAGGATAAGGCTTCTTTGGCATTTATCAACAGAAACCTTCCTGTTCCCCCCTTCAAAACCAAGAAATCTGGCAAATGGCTTGAGGTGAAAACTGATTCACTGACATTGCGCTATTTGCGAGACTCCGGTCCTTTCGAAAAGAAAAACCTTCAAATTACTTTTCTGCTAAATGACAAAAAGCAGGTTTGGTATCCTGATATGGTGGATACTGCAAACCTGAAAGGTACTACCCGAACAGTGGATGGTTTTGAAGGCACAACCCGCTATTGGGATGGCAAGAAACTGGAACTGGAGCAAGGACTTATCTCCAAAGATGGCTGGAGTCTAGTTGATGATTCTGATCGGTTACTTTTTGATGGAAATCAGGATTGGGATTGGGTGACAGAACGGAATACCGGTAACAATCAGGACTGGTATTTCTTTGGATATGGTCATGCTTACAAGGATGCCCTGGCAGACTTTACCAAAGTGGCAGGGAAAATTCCATTGCCTCCTCGATACGCATTTGGGTACTGGTGGTCCCGCTACTGGATATACGCTGATCGGGAGATGAAAGAGTTGGTCAGCACATTGCGTAGTTATGATATTCCTGTAGATGTCATGATCATGGATATGGATTGGCATGAAACCTACGGACTTACTTCCAATAATCCCGAAAAGACCCCTTTCAATGGAATGTTGGGTTGGACAGGTTATACATGGAACAAAAACCTTTTTCCTCAACCTGATAAATTCCTGAATTGGACAGCATCCGAAAAGCTGAAGACAGCGCTGAACCTTCACCCTGCTGACGGTATTGCGCCGATGGAAGACAATTATCAACCGATGGTAGAGGCACTTGATGGAGACACAACAAAAGAAGGTTGGATCGAATACCAGTTATCAGACAAGAGATGGGCAAAAGCCTATTTTGAATATATGCTGCGCCCTAAGGAAAAGCTGGGTAATGACTTCTGGTGGATTGACTGGCAGCAGTGGCAGGAAAGCAAACACATGAAGGGATTAAGCAATACCTTCTGGTTGAACTATGTATTTTTCACGGACATGGAAAAGCAATATCCTGAAAAGAGACCGCTGTTGTTCCACCGTTGGGGTGGCTTGGGTAACCACCGCTATCAGGTTGGGTTTTCCGGTGATGCGGTGATCTCATGGGAGTCATTGGCTTTTCAGCCCTACTTTACTGCAACGGCATCCAATGTGGGTTACGGTTACTGGAGTCATGATATCGGTGGCCATATTGATAAGGATAAGGAACTGGCAAAAGATGGTGAACTGTATCTGCGCTGGATCCAGTTTGGAACGCTTAGCCCGATTTTCAGAACGCATGCTTCCAAAAGTGATGTAGCAGAGCGACGTTTTTGGAAATACCCTGAGTATTTCCCGATGATGCGGGATGCGGTTCAGTTCCGCTATGCATTGGTTCCTTATCTCTATACAGCAGCCCGTCTGGCTTATGATACAGGCATCTCTATTTGCCGCCCGATGTACTATGATTATCCCGATAGTGAAAAAGCATATTCATCAGATCAGCAATATATGCTGGGTGATAAGCTGTTGGTTGCGCCAATAGTCAGTGCAGCAGATAAGCAAACCAGATTAGCGACCCAAACTGTTTGGCTTCCAGAAGGACAATGGTATGAGTGGTCAACAGGGGCCTTACTGGAAGGTGGTCAGGAAATCCGCAGACGCTTTTCTTTTGAAGAAATACCTCTTTATGTCAAGGTAGGCAGCATTATTCCGATGTACCCCAAAGTAAGCAACTTGCAGGATCAGCCTAATGAGATAGTTTTCTCCTTGGTGCCGGGCGGAACGGATGATATCCGCTTTTATGAAGACAATGGTGATGGACAGGGGTATAAGAAGTCAGCATTTGCTTGGACAAGGGTGAAATCTGAAAAGACTGCTTCGGGTATCAGGCTGACTATTTTCCCGACAGAAGGAGTCTATCAGGATAAACCGGAAAAGCGTGCTTACACTTTGAACCTGTTGAATAGTTTGCCAGTCGAAAAAGTATTGGTCAACGGACAAAGCTTATCTGATGATGCTTTTCCATATAATGCTATGAGGCTGACACAGGTGATCCATACGGGTAATTTCTCATTGGATGAAAAGGTAATAATTGAAGTGGAATACCAAACTGGAATGCTTGAGCAACAGGAATGGGTTAATGGCAAGGCAGGTTTATTCAGAAGACTTGAACAATTGGGTGAGCAGTTAAGGTTAGCGTCAGCTAAAAATGATTGGGGAGCAACCATTCCTAACCCAATCTTGAATCTGATTAGTACCCCGACCTATATGGAGTACAATCCTGAAAAAGCGATAAGCCTTTTGAAGGAGATGGATAATGGATTACCTCAGTTACAGCAATGGCTTACTACAATGCCTCAAATCAGTGAGGAAAAAGCTATTGAGTTAGTGAACTACTTACAGTTTGATGCTGTCATAACTGAAAAAGAAGAACAGACACTTCAAAAAGATATACGGTAA
- a CDS encoding glycoside hydrolase family 3 N-terminal domain-containing protein: MNKTLTMLALAGVMVGCSPNKSADKSNTAVSTMIWKDNKAEMDKFIDDLMGNMTIEEKIGQMTQLTSGWDVTGPTINENFEQLVKSGRVGSFLNAFSAAYTKKLQKMAVEETRLGIPLIFGHDVIHGHQTIFPISLGESASWDLDAIKTSARVAATEASAQGIHWTFAPMVDIARDPRWGRISEGAGEDVYLGSRIAEARVKGFQGDNLKDLNTIVACAKHFAAYGQAQAGRDYHTTNMSDRELRDVYLPPFKAAIDAGVGTFMTAFNELNGVPATGNEYLFDEILRKEWGFEGFVVTDYTAINELVPHGYAKDEKQAGELALNAGVDMDMVGRVYDQNLKTSLEEGKVNEQQIDLAVRRILEMKYRLGLFEDPYRYSDEEREKKTILSKEHRDAARDVARKSMVLLKNESETLPLKKTGSIALIGPLADSRPDMHGSWASAGGGWKNRTTVPVSLKEGIENVAGNVKINYAKGCGYGLGETDKSGFAAAIKAAKQSDVIVLAMGEAQEQTGEATSRTEITLPGVQSELLLELKKLNKPMVLVLMNGRPLEMEKENEAVDAVLETWFAGTEGGNAIADVLFGDHNPSGKLPVTFPRKLGQVPIYYNMKNTGRPLGLQGHNDPANKYRSKYMDAPNTPLYAFGHGLSYTTFEYSDVRLDKTTLGMNDKITVSVEVTNSGKYDGAEVVQLYVRDLVGSVTRPVKELKGFEKIFLKKGETKTVTFEIKTEDLAFHRKDMSYGVEEGDFQVFVGTSSDNVKESSFKLTQSGAIARR, translated from the coding sequence ATGAATAAGACTCTGACCATGTTGGCACTTGCGGGTGTCATGGTGGGGTGCTCCCCAAACAAATCGGCAGATAAAAGTAACACAGCCGTTTCTACAATGATCTGGAAAGATAACAAAGCCGAAATGGACAAGTTTATCGATGACTTGATGGGCAATATGACCATTGAGGAAAAGATCGGACAGATGACCCAGTTGACAAGTGGGTGGGATGTTACAGGACCTACTATTAATGAGAACTTCGAGCAGCTTGTAAAGAGCGGTCGTGTAGGTTCGTTCCTGAATGCATTCTCTGCAGCATATACTAAAAAGCTTCAGAAAATGGCAGTGGAAGAGACACGTTTGGGTATTCCACTGATCTTTGGTCATGATGTTATTCACGGACACCAGACAATCTTCCCAATTTCATTGGGTGAGTCTGCCTCATGGGACTTGGATGCCATCAAGACATCAGCAAGAGTAGCAGCAACAGAAGCATCGGCACAAGGTATTCACTGGACATTTGCTCCGATGGTGGATATCGCACGTGACCCTCGTTGGGGACGTATCTCTGAAGGTGCAGGCGAAGACGTGTACCTCGGTAGCCGAATTGCTGAGGCTAGGGTAAAAGGTTTTCAAGGTGACAACCTGAAAGACCTGAATACAATTGTGGCTTGTGCCAAACACTTTGCCGCTTATGGACAGGCGCAGGCAGGTCGTGACTATCACACCACCAACATGTCTGACCGTGAGTTGAGAGATGTGTATCTTCCTCCTTTCAAGGCTGCAATTGATGCAGGCGTAGGTACTTTCATGACAGCTTTCAATGAGCTGAATGGTGTACCTGCAACAGGTAACGAATACCTGTTTGATGAAATCCTTAGAAAAGAATGGGGATTTGAAGGTTTTGTAGTAACAGACTATACAGCAATCAATGAACTGGTACCTCACGGTTATGCAAAGGACGAGAAGCAAGCAGGTGAGTTGGCGCTGAATGCTGGTGTAGATATGGATATGGTAGGTCGAGTATATGACCAGAACTTGAAAACATCACTGGAAGAAGGTAAGGTAAACGAGCAGCAGATCGATTTGGCGGTGAGAAGAATCTTGGAGATGAAATATCGTCTGGGACTTTTCGAAGATCCATACCGCTACAGTGATGAAGAAAGAGAGAAAAAGACAATCCTGAGCAAGGAACATAGAGATGCGGCGCGTGACGTAGCACGTAAGTCAATGGTACTGCTGAAGAATGAAAGCGAAACACTTCCATTGAAGAAAACAGGTTCAATTGCATTGATTGGGCCATTGGCAGATAGCCGTCCTGATATGCATGGTTCATGGGCATCAGCAGGTGGCGGATGGAAAAACCGTACGACAGTACCTGTCAGCTTGAAAGAAGGTATTGAGAATGTAGCGGGTAATGTGAAAATCAATTATGCAAAAGGCTGTGGTTACGGACTTGGAGAGACGGATAAGTCAGGGTTTGCAGCAGCAATCAAGGCAGCTAAGCAATCAGATGTGATTGTATTGGCAATGGGTGAAGCACAGGAACAAACCGGTGAAGCAACAAGCCGTACGGAAATCACGCTTCCTGGTGTACAGTCTGAATTGCTGCTTGAGCTGAAGAAGCTGAACAAGCCAATGGTACTGGTACTGATGAACGGTCGTCCGTTGGAGATGGAGAAAGAAAATGAGGCAGTAGATGCCGTGTTGGAAACTTGGTTTGCAGGTACAGAAGGTGGTAATGCCATTGCTGACGTATTGTTCGGTGATCACAATCCTTCAGGTAAGTTGCCAGTTACTTTCCCTCGCAAACTGGGACAAGTGCCAATCTACTACAATATGAAGAATACAGGGCGTCCGCTTGGCTTGCAGGGACATAATGATCCAGCGAACAAGTACCGCTCAAAATATATGGACGCACCAAATACACCACTTTATGCATTTGGTCATGGCTTAAGCTACACCACATTTGAATACAGTGATGTTCGTCTTGACAAGACAACATTGGGTATGAATGATAAAATCACGGTTTCAGTAGAGGTAACCAACTCAGGTAAATACGACGGAGCCGAAGTAGTTCAGTTGTATGTTCGTGACTTGGTAGGCTCAGTGACAAGACCAGTGAAAGAACTGAAAGGCTTTGAGAAAATCTTCCTGAAAAAAGGAGAAACCAAAACCGTTACGTTCGAGATCAAGACAGAAGATTTGGCATTCCACCGCAAGGATATGTCTTACGGTGTTGAAGAAGGCGACTTCCAAGTGTTTGTGGGGACAAGCTCAGACAATGTGAAGGAGTCTAGCTTTAAGCTGACACAGTCTGGCGCTATAGCAAGAAGGTAG